The proteins below come from a single Conger conger chromosome 10, fConCon1.1, whole genome shotgun sequence genomic window:
- the LOC133138495 gene encoding cyclin-dependent kinase 18-like, translated as MNKMKNFKRRFSLSVPRTETIEETEFTEQINQLNVRHKAESRSLRTLHRDGGVTPGEERPHFPGPRPRFPTEDVSRRMSLPMDIRLPADFLQKLKQKMDTSPPSKPASRMSRRASLSDIGFGKQETYVKLDKLGEGTYATVFKGRSKLTENLVALKEIRLEHEEGAPCTAIREVSLLKNLKHANIVILHDIIHTDQSLTLVFEYLDSDLKQYLDSCGSLMSMHNAKIFMFQLLRGLSYCHKRKILHRDLKPQNLLINDRGELKLADFGLARAKSVPTKTYSNEVVTLWYRPPDVLLGSTEYSTPIDMWGVGCIFYEVVTGRAMFPGSTVKEELHLIFRLMGTPTEESWPGITANQEFQSYRFPLYRAQPLLNHVPRLDTEGIDLLSELLLYDAKQRVPAEVSLRHPFFRSLGEHVHTLPDNSSVFSLPEVQLQKDPGFRGFRGTGFQQSARGKNRRQSIF; from the exons AGAGCAGGAGCCTGCGGACTCTGCACCGGGACGGGGGTGTCACTCCTGGGGAGGAGAGGCCGCACTTCCCTGGCCCACGTCCACGCTTCCCCACGGAG GACGTCAGCAGACGCATGTCTCTGCCCATGGATATTCGCCTTCCTGCCGACTTCCTGCAGAAGCTCAAGCAGAAGATGGACACCTCCCCTCCCAGCAAGCCCGCCAGCAGGATGTCCCGGAGGGCGTCTCtg TCCGATATTGGCTTTGGGAAACAAGAGACCTACGTTAAGCTTGACAAACTGGGGGAG GGCACGTACGCCACGGTGTTTAAAGGCCGTAGTAAGCTCACAGAGAACCTGGTGGCTCTGAAGGAGATTCGTCTGGAGCACGAGGAAGGAGCTCCCTGCACCGCCATTCGAGAAG TGTCTCTGCTAAAGAATCTGAAGCACGCCAATATCGTCATCTTACATGACATTATCCACACGGACCAATCGCTCACTCTCGTCTTCGAGTACCTG GACAGTGACCTCAAACAGTACCTGGATAGCTGTGGGAGCCTGATGAGCATGCACAACGCTAAG ATCTTCATGTTCCAGTTGCTCAGAGGCCTATCATACTGCCACAAGCGTAAGATTCTCCACCGCGACCTCAAGCCCCAGAACCTGCTGATCAACGACAGGGGCGAGCTGAAGCTGGCTGACTTTG GCCTGGCTCGAGCCAAGTCTGTCCCCACCAAGACGTACTCCAACGAGGTGGTGACGCTGTGGTACCGCCCCCCGGACGTGCTCCTGGGGTCCACAGAGTACTCCACGCCCATCGACATGTG gggggtggggtgcatATTCTATGAAGTGGTGACGGGCCGTGCCATGTTCCCAGGATCCACCGTGAAAGAGGAACTGCACCTCATCTTCCGCCTCATGG GCACCCCCACGGAGGAGTCGTGGCCTGgaatcacagccaatcaggagttCCAGTCCTACCGCTTCCCCCTGTACAGAGCCCAGCCTCTCCTGAACCATGTGCCAAG GTTAGACACCGAGGGGATAGACCTCCTCTCTGAGCTGCTGCTG TATGATGCCAAACAGAGGGTCCCGGCCGAAGTTTCTCTCAGACACCCGTTCTTCAGGAGTCTAGGAGAGCACGTACACACCCTGCCGGACA ACTCCTCAGTATTCTCTCTTCCAGAGGTGCAGTTACAGAAGGATCCGGGTTTTCGGGGTTTCCGGGGTACAGGGTTTCAGCAGTCTG CTCGTGGAAAGAACCGCAGACAGAGCATATTCTAA